The following DNA comes from Kitasatospora sp. NBC_01287.
GCCCTGCGCGGTGGGCACCGCGTCCTCGACCGGGACGGCGTCCTGCGGCTCGTCCTCCTTGGCCGCCGCGGCCTCCTCGGCCTTCACCGCACCGGGGTGCACCTGCTGGCGCTGCGCCTTGGTCTGCCGGCGCGGCTGCTGGCGGCGCACCTGCACCGACTCGGTGAGCGCCGCGGCGGCCTCCTGCTGGGCAGCCGCCTGCTTGCCACCGCCGAGGAAACCGAACGGGCCGCCGGCCTTGATGATCGAGCCGTCCGGGTTCAGCCGACCGGCGGCCTTCAGGCGCGCCTGCCGCTCGTCCCAGGCCTTGCTGCCCGGCGTCGGGTTGTTGCGGATCACGATCAGCTGCTGGCCCATCGACCAGACGTTGGTGGTCAGCCAGTAGACCAGCACACCCACCGGGAAGTTGATGCCCATGAAGGCGAACATCAACGGGAAGACGTACATCAGCATCTTCTGCTGCTGCATGAACGGCGTCTTGACCGAGAGGTCGATGTTCTTCGTCATCAGCTGGCGCTGGGTGATGAACTGCGACGCCGACATCATCACGATCATCACCGCGGTGACGATCTTGACGTTGGTCGAGGTGCTGTGCACGAAGCTGGCCGACAGCGGGGCCCCGAAGATGTGCGCCTTACCCGCGCTCGCCAGCAGCGTGCCGTTGATGACACCGATCTGCTTGCCCTTGGCGACGGAGCTCAGCACGCCGTAGAGGGCGGTGAAGAAGGGCATCTGCACCAGGATCGGAAGGCAGCTCGAGAAGGGGTTGGTGCCCGCCTCCTTGTAGAGCTTCATCATCTCTTCGGACTGGCGCTGCCGGTCGTTCTTGTAGCGCTCCTGGATGGCCTTCATCTTCGGCTGGATCGCCTGCATGGCCCGGGTCGACTTGATCTGCTTCACGAAGAGCGGGATCAGGCAGATCCGGATCACGACGACCATCGAGGCGATGGACAGGCCCCAGGCCCACCCGCCGTCGGGGTTGAAGACGTGGCTGTACAGCGAGTGGAACTGGACGATGATCCAGGACACCGCGGTGTACAGGGGGTTCAGGAAGGACCAGGTCACCGGTCAGACTCCTTGAGCATTGGGCTTGGTCGTCAGGCTTTCGGACATCGGGCCTACCGACGTCTGACCAGCAGCCGTCGAGCCTGTGGTGACCGGGTCGTGGGCCACGGAGCCGGGCGGCTCCGGGCTCGTGGTGCTACCGGTCCTTGACTGCACCAGGGCACGCAGCCGCTGGTGCCAAACGGGGCGCTTGCGTGGCGGCACGTGGTCCACCCCGCCGGGGGACCAGGGGTTGCACCGCAGGATCCGCCAGCCGGTCAGCGCGCTGCCTTTCACCGCACCGTGCGTCCGCACCGCCTCGTACCCGTAGTGCGAGCACGAGGGGTAGTAGCGGCAGACCGGTCCGAGCAGTGGACTGATCGTCCACTGGTAGAGCCTGATCAGTCCCATCAGCAGGTACTTCATCGCCCTGATCCTGTCGCTGTCCTGGATCCCGCCGGCGGCGAGGCCGGGTCGGGCCGGAGCAACCGCTTCAGCGCCGCGTCCAGGTCATGGGCGAGATCCAGGTACGAGGCGGTTGCCGCCGGGGGCAGCGCCCGTACCACTATCAGGCTACCTGCGGGCAACCGGGCCAGACGCTCCCGGACCAAGTGACGCAGGCGACGCTTCACAAGATTGCGCACCACGGCAGGACCAACCGCCTTGCTCACGACGAAACCCGCACGCGCCGAGGGGGTCCCCTCGGCGACGTGCGGGTGGGAGTCGCTCTGCCCGCCGACCTGCCCCGTCAACTCGTCCTCTCGTCTGAGATGGACGACCAGCAGGGGCCGGCCGGCTCGGCGGCCGCGTTTCACCGCGATCGCGAAGTCCTGGCGCCGCCGCAGCCGATTCTCGGAGGGCAGCACTGCAGATCCTTGGCGCGGATCAGGCGGAGATGTTGGTGCGGCCCTTGCCACGGCGGGACGCCAGGATGGCGCGGCCGGCGCGGGTACGCATCCGAAGCCGGAAGCCGTGGGTCTTGGCGCGACGACGGTTGTTCGGCTGGAAGGTGCGCTTGCTCACTCGGGGGCTCCTGGGGTGAATCGTAGGGTGACGATTTGCAGCTTGGCCGTCACCGTGCGGCCGCGTGATCTCCCCTACGTAACTGGGAAATCCGGCCCGGATCCCCAGGTCTGCTGGGTTCCAGGCGATCCACGGCGCCCGTGCTGCGCGCCTTCTGGAACCGGGGCGGACCCGCGGACATGCGGCAGCGGCCATCGACAACTCGACCTGGTTACGGTACGCGGGACGGGACCCGAGGGTCAAACCGGCTTCCGGTTCGCGGTCCCGGCGGCATCCCACCGGCCAAGGTGTACACAGCCTGTGGACAACAACTTGAATCAGCTCTGC
Coding sequences within:
- the yidC gene encoding membrane protein insertase YidC — its product is MTWSFLNPLYTAVSWIIVQFHSLYSHVFNPDGGWAWGLSIASMVVVIRICLIPLFVKQIKSTRAMQAIQPKMKAIQERYKNDRQRQSEEMMKLYKEAGTNPFSSCLPILVQMPFFTALYGVLSSVAKGKQIGVINGTLLASAGKAHIFGAPLSASFVHSTSTNVKIVTAVMIVMMSASQFITQRQLMTKNIDLSVKTPFMQQQKMLMYVFPLMFAFMGINFPVGVLVYWLTTNVWSMGQQLIVIRNNPTPGSKAWDERQARLKAAGRLNPDGSIIKAGGPFGFLGGGKQAAAQQEAAAALTESVQVRRQQPRRQTKAQRQQVHPGAVKAEEAAAAKEDEPQDAVPVEDAVPTAQGAGKAQASGGAKRPAAKQGGGAKRGPQQGGGQRPKKKS
- the yidD gene encoding membrane protein insertion efficiency factor YidD, with the protein product MKYLLMGLIRLYQWTISPLLGPVCRYYPSCSHYGYEAVRTHGAVKGSALTGWRILRCNPWSPGGVDHVPPRKRPVWHQRLRALVQSRTGSTTSPEPPGSVAHDPVTTGSTAAGQTSVGPMSESLTTKPNAQGV
- the rnpA gene encoding ribonuclease P protein component, with translation MLPSENRLRRRQDFAIAVKRGRRAGRPLLVVHLRREDELTGQVGGQSDSHPHVAEGTPSARAGFVVSKAVGPAVVRNLVKRRLRHLVRERLARLPAGSLIVVRALPPAATASYLDLAHDLDAALKRLLRPDPASPPAGSRTATGSGR
- the rpmH gene encoding 50S ribosomal protein L34 produces the protein MSKRTFQPNNRRRAKTHGFRLRMRTRAGRAILASRRGKGRTNISA